From a region of the Dictyostelium discoideum AX4 chromosome 2 chromosome, whole genome shotgun sequence genome:
- the ap2a1-1 gene encoding adaptor-related protein complex 2, alpha subunit → MSMNVTNPNIAKTSMRGLTNFISDLRNSPSKENEEKRVTKEMAHIRKEFKENKNIDGYQRRKYVCKLVYMYMLGYELDFGHMEAVTLLSSTKFSEKQIGYIALGILLNEQHEMLPLIINSFKEDLLARSDYFQSLALAAICNIGGKEVAEFLSPLIQKLLIANTSSPMVKKRCALAILRMNRKHIGLVTPDSWVERLVSVLDEPDFGVLTSLMSLLIELASENPIGWEPAIPKVIHLLKKIIINKEFPKEYVYYHVTCPWLQVKLLKFLRYFPAPDDSQGGKVLGEILTAVFAQSESAKAGTVNHKNSLNAVLFEAINLIIHLDNDPVLLKQTSLLLGRFITVKETNIRYLGLEAMSHFASLSNETSIMIKKYQDTVLLSLKDSDISIRRRALDLLYGMCDKNTCKHIVAELLSYLQTADYAIREELVIKIANLAEKFASNYSWYVDVILQLITTAGDFVSDDIWFRVVKIVTNHEDIQAYAASTVFNALQSRNCHETLIKVGGYILGEFGHLIADNPQSSPLVQFNILHSKFNTCGAPTKALLLSTYAKFVNLFPELTQQTQEVFKQHQSYIDAEIQQRACEYLNLTSLNEDLMQTVLDVIPAFIDAKDNSNTTSNTANNSNMINSQDSKISSGGFNQSPQPSQQQQQQQPPQQQQAQLQQNVSSNGLDLLDPFGLGLGNQQQQQQQPVQQAQPVYQQQQQAESFSPVQSDTVSSFGQQQQQQQGGFSSPTIQASSSPISSGGSDPMQIKILASYKRLCLVSEGVLYEDSMLQVGLKSEYQSGQGRLMLYYGNSSAFPLTNFNVTLNSIAGLTLQPQSIAPVIQPKAQLQQPVTFSCTSEFTESPVITINFLTPGKPITITLRLPIVISKFFEPLRLSSGDFFARWKTISGKPLEIQEIFKSTKPIDIQSYNRVIQEGLNITVLKQVDPNPNNIVASCLFPFGSNGQPINSYIRIETNPQANMCRLTIRSQSATLTNTIKNLLISHLQ, encoded by the exons ATGAGTATGAATGTTACAAATCCAAATATTGCCAAAACCTCAATGAGGGGTTTgacaaattttatttcagaTTTAAGAAATT caccatcaaaagaaaatgaagaaaaaagAGTTACTAAAGAAATGGCACATATtagaaaagaatttaaagaaaataaaaatattgatggtTATCAAAGAAGAAAATATGTTTGTAAATTAGTTTACATGTATATGCTTGGATATGAATTGGATTTTGGACATATGGAGGCTGTGACTTTATTATCTTCTACAAAATTTTCAGAAAAACAAATt gGATATATAGCATTaggtattttattaaatgaacaaCATGAAATGTTACCATTAATTATCAATTCATTTAAAGAGGATTTATTGGCACGTAGTGATTATTTCCAATCATTAGCATTGGCTGCCATTTGTAATATAGGAGGTAAAGAAGTTGCAGAGTTTTTATCaccattaattcaaaaattattaattgcaaA tacatcatcaccaatggTTAAAAAAAGATGTGCATTAGCAATTTTAAGAATGAATCGTAAACATATTGGTTTGGTTACACCAGATTCATGGGTTGAACGTTTAGTATCAGTTTTGGATGAACCAGACTTTGGTGTATTAACGTCATTAATgagtttattaattgaattagcTTCTGAAAATCCTATTGGTTGGGAACCTGCAATTCCAAAagttattcatttattaaaaaag attataattaataaagaatttccAAAAGAATATGTTTATTATCATGTTACATGCCCATGGTTACaagttaaattattaaaattccTCAGATATTTCCCAGCTCCAGATGATTCACAAGGTGGTAAAGTTTTAGGTGAAATTTTAACAGCAGTATTTGCTCAATCTGAATCAGCAAAAGCAGGAACTGTAAATcataaaaattctttaaatgcTGTTTTATTTGAAGctataaatttgattattcATCTTGATAA tgatccagttttattaaaacaaacatcattattattgggTCGTTTTATTACAGTAAAAGAAACCAATATTAGATATTTAGGTTTAGAAGCAATGTCACATTTTGCTtctttatcaaatgaaaCTTCAattatgattaaaaaatatcaagaTACTGTTTTAT tatcaTTAAAAGATTCAGATATCAGTATTAGAAGAAGAGCATTAGATTTATTATATGGAATGTGTGATAAGAATACATGTAAACATATTGTAGCAGAGTTATTATCATATTTACAAACAGCAGATTATGCAATTAGAGAGGAATTAGTGATAAAGATTGCAAATTTAGCAGAAAAGTTTGCAAGTAACTATAGTTGGTATGTTGATGTTATTTTACAATTGATTACAACTGCAGGTGATTTTGTTTCTGATGATATTTGGTTCCGTGTTGTAAAGATTGTTACCAATCATGAAGATATTCAAGCATACGCAGCAAGTACAGTATTCAATGCACTTCAATCAAGAAATTGTCACGAGACATTAATTAAAGTTGGTGGTTATATTTTGGGTGAGTTTGGTCATTTGATTGCTGATAATCCACAATCATCACCACTTGTTCAATTCAATATATTACATAGTAAATTCAATACATGTGGTGCTCCTACCAAAGCACTTTTACTCTCAACCTACGCtaaatttgtaaatcttTTCCCAGAGTTAACTCAACAAACTCAAGAGGTCTTTAAACAACATCAATCCTATATCGATGCTGAAATTCAACAAAGAGCAtgtgaatatttaaatcttaCTTCACTTAATGAAGATTTAATGCAAACTGTACTCGATGTAATTCCTGCTTTTATAGATGCAAAAGATAATTCAAATACTACTTCAAATACtgcaaataatagtaatatgaTTAATAGTCAAGATTCTAAAATTAGTTCTGGTGGTTTTAATCAATCACCACAaccatcacaacaacaacaacaacaacaaccaccacaacaacaacaagctcaattacaacaaaatGTTTCTTCAAATGGTTTGGATTTATTAGATCCATTTGGTTTAGGTTTAGgtaaccaacaacaacaacaacaacagccaGTTCAACAAGCACAACCAgtttatcaacaacaacaacaagctgaATCATTTTCACCAGTTCAAAGTGATACAGTTTCATCATTTGgtcagcaacaacaacaacaacaaggtGGATTTAGTTCTCCAACAATTCAAGCATCAAGCTCACCAATTTCAAGTGGTGGCTCTGATCCAATGCAAATTAAGATTTTAGCATCATACAAGAGATTATGTTTAGTTAGTGAGGGTGTACTCTATGAGGATAGTATGTTACAAGTTGGTTTGAAATCAGAATATCAATCAGGTCAAGGTAGATTAATGTTATACTATGGAAATAGTTCAGCATTCCCATTGACCAATTTCAATGTTACCCTTAATTCAATCGCTGGTTTAACATTACAACCACAATCGATTGCACCAGTTATTCAACCAAAGgcacaattacaacaaccagTCACTTTTTCATGTACATCAGAGTTTACTGAATCACCAGTTATCACCATTAATTTCCTTACACCAGGTAAACCAATCACTATCACCCTTCGTCTTCCAATTGTTATCAGTAAATTCTTTGAACCATTACGTTTATCAAGTGGTGACTTTTTCGCTCGTTGGAAGACAATCTCTGGTAAACCATTGGAAATTCAAGAAATCTTTAAATCAACTAAACCAATCGATATTCAATCATACAATAGAGTCATTCAAGAAGGTTTAAATATTACCGTACTCAAACAGGTAGatccaaatccaaataatattgtAGCATCTTGTCTCTTCCCATTCGGTTCAAATGGTCAACCAATAAACTCTTATATTAGAATTGAAACCAACCCACAAGCAAATATGTGTCGTCTTACTATTAGATCCCAATCTGCCACTCTtacaaatacaattaaaaatttattaatctctcatttacaataa
- a CDS encoding hypothetical protein (Similar to Dictyostelium discoideum (Slime mold). prespore-specific protein) codes for MLKKKNINSNNNNNNNNNNNNNNNNNNNNNNNNNNNNNKNNNNNDNNKDEKNQFSTKLEIESKQITISKFEWVTNYPPYPVPPFGLTIHPMAIIVGWIKSNPKHLNKYSKLYLDNGFVTISFSPSYLCHFFPKKMKELAYNFLEFLVSENEKIARPIIFQVFSGNMVFQSEIFKLLNEEIKFKKLIPFIKGQIFDSCPSKISEEQAFQSITKTMNRSISKKAVRLVTKSYSRLVDVEKIDKDFWDRLKKCPIPTPQLYIYSINDPISSYLDVERGIQIQKQQGIPVKTLCFDNSVHVNHLSQHPMRYMKNLYQFWEKTLRQPTIFNNIKNNNNKYNLNNNNNVKSFVGKFVSKL; via the exons atgttaaaaaaaaagaatataaacagtaataataataataataataataataataataataataataataataataataataataataataataataataataataataataataaaaataataataataatgataacaataaagatgaaaagaatcaattttCAACGAAATTAGAAATAGAATCAAAACAGATTACAATAAGTAAATTTGAATGGGTTACAAACTATCCACCTTATCCTGTACCACCATTTGGACTAACAATTCATCCGATGGCAATCATTGTAGGTTGGATAAAATCAAATCCAAAACATTTGAATAAATActcaaaattatatttagatAATGGTTTTGTTACAATCTCATTCTCACCATCATATTTATGTCA ttttttcccaaaaaaaatgaaagaattagcatataattttttagagTTTTTAGTTtcagaaaatgaaaaaattgcAAGACCTATAATATTTCAAGTTTTTTCAGGTAATATGGTTTTTCAAagtgaaatatttaaattattaaatgaagaaatt aaatttaaaaaattaataccatTTATAAAAGGACAAATATTCGATTCGTGTCCATCAAAGATTAGTGAAGAACAAGCATTTcaatcaattacaaaaacaatGAATAGATCAATCTCAAAAAAAGCAGTTCGATTAGTAACAAAGAGTTATTCTAGATTAGTCGATGTGGAAAAGATTGATAAAGATTTTTGGGATCGTTTAAAGAAATGTCCTATACCAACACCTCAATTGTATATATATAGCATCAATGATCCAATCTCTTCCTATCTAGACGTTGAAAGAGgtattcaaattcaaaaacaacaagGAATACCCGTTAAAACTTTATGTTTTGATAATTCCGTTCATGTAAATCATCTTTCTCAACATCCAATGAGATATATGAAAaatctttatcaattttgGGAAAAAACTTTAAGACAACCTACtatctttaataatatcaaaaataataataataaatataatttaaacaataacaataatgtaAAATCATTTGTTGGTAAATTTGTTTCAaagttataa